One segment of Hippopotamus amphibius kiboko isolate mHipAmp2 chromosome 2, mHipAmp2.hap2, whole genome shotgun sequence DNA contains the following:
- the MRPL52 gene encoding 39S ribosomal protein L52, mitochondrial isoform X4 translates to MAALGVLLCTGVRRLHCGAAARAGGQWRLQQGLAANPSGYGPLTELPDWSYAETSCTAVTGNGCWVTGMAAQAAGEVAGRRKEAAECS, encoded by the exons ATGGCTGCTTTGGGCGTGCTGCTCTGTA CAGGTGTCCGGAGGCTGCACTGCGGCGCCGCGGCTCGGGCGGGCGGCCAGTGGCGACTCCA GCAGGGCCTTGCTGCCAACCCCTCCGGCTATGGGCCTCTTACGGAGCTCCCAGACTGGTCTTACGCGG AGACGAGTTGTACTGCTGTCACAGGAAATGGATGCTGGGTTACAGGCATGGCAGCTCAGGCAGCAGGAGAAGttgcaggaagaagaaaggaagcagcAGAGTGCTCTTAA
- the MRPL52 gene encoding 39S ribosomal protein L52, mitochondrial isoform X3: MAALGVLLCSVRRLHCGAAARAGGQWRLQQGLAANPSGYGPLTELPDWSYADGRPAPPMRGQLRRKAQREKFAVSETSCTAVTGNGCWVTGMAAQAAGEVAGRRKEAAECS; encoded by the exons ATGGCTGCTTTGGGCGTGCTGCTCTGTA GTGTCCGGAGGCTGCACTGCGGCGCCGCGGCTCGGGCGGGCGGCCAGTGGCGACTCCA GCAGGGCCTTGCTGCCAACCCCTCCGGCTATGGGCCTCTTACGGAGCTCCCAGACTGGTCTTACGCGG ATGGCCGCCCTGCTCCTCCAATGAGAGGCCAGCTTCGAAGAAAAGCCCAAAGGGAAAAGTTTGCAGTAAGTG AGACGAGTTGTACTGCTGTCACAGGAAATGGATGCTGGGTTACAGGCATGGCAGCTCAGGCAGCAGGAGAAGttgcaggaagaagaaaggaagcagcAGAGTGCTCTTAA
- the MRPL52 gene encoding 39S ribosomal protein L52, mitochondrial isoform X2, which yields MAALGVLLCSVRRLHCGAAARAGGQWRLQQGLAANPSGYGPLTELPDWSYADGRPAPPMRGQLRRKAQREKFARRVVLLSQEMDAGLQAWQLRQQEKLQEEERKQQSALKPKGTLLQNSRPG from the exons ATGGCTGCTTTGGGCGTGCTGCTCTGTA GTGTCCGGAGGCTGCACTGCGGCGCCGCGGCTCGGGCGGGCGGCCAGTGGCGACTCCA GCAGGGCCTTGCTGCCAACCCCTCCGGCTATGGGCCTCTTACGGAGCTCCCAGACTGGTCTTACGCGG ATGGCCGCCCTGCTCCTCCAATGAGAGGCCAGCTTCGAAGAAAAGCCCAAAGGGAAAAGTTTGCA AGACGAGTTGTACTGCTGTCACAGGAAATGGATGCTGGGTTACAGGCATGGCAGCTCAGGCAGCAGGAGAAGttgcaggaagaagaaaggaagcagcAGAGTGCTCTTAAACCCAAAGGGACTCTACTGCAGAACTCACGACCAGGTTAA
- the MRPL52 gene encoding 39S ribosomal protein L52, mitochondrial isoform X1, which produces MAALGVLLCTGVRRLHCGAAARAGGQWRLQQGLAANPSGYGPLTELPDWSYADGRPAPPMRGQLRRKAQREKFARRVVLLSQEMDAGLQAWQLRQQEKLQEEERKQQSALKPKGTLLQNSRPG; this is translated from the exons ATGGCTGCTTTGGGCGTGCTGCTCTGTA CAGGTGTCCGGAGGCTGCACTGCGGCGCCGCGGCTCGGGCGGGCGGCCAGTGGCGACTCCA GCAGGGCCTTGCTGCCAACCCCTCCGGCTATGGGCCTCTTACGGAGCTCCCAGACTGGTCTTACGCGG ATGGCCGCCCTGCTCCTCCAATGAGAGGCCAGCTTCGAAGAAAAGCCCAAAGGGAAAAGTTTGCA AGACGAGTTGTACTGCTGTCACAGGAAATGGATGCTGGGTTACAGGCATGGCAGCTCAGGCAGCAGGAGAAGttgcaggaagaagaaaggaagcagcAGAGTGCTCTTAAACCCAAAGGGACTCTACTGCAGAACTCACGACCAGGTTAA